In a genomic window of Pseudomonas mohnii:
- the rsmD gene encoding 16S rRNA (guanine(966)-N(2))-methyltransferase RsmD, with protein MATSRPKKPVHNVHNGVNQLRIIGGEWRSRKLSFPDAPGLRPTPDRVRETLFNWLAPYVPGAKVLDPFTGSGALFLEALSRGAAMGQALDASSIAVSSLKEHLGTLRCTNGQVQTADALRYLETQTATAYDLVFLDPPFNQNLLPAVCTLLEERQWLADDAWVYTESESAPSTLGLPQNWRLHREQKSGRVYYSLWQRLAEKLAE; from the coding sequence ATGGCCACTTCCCGTCCTAAAAAACCGGTTCACAACGTGCATAACGGCGTGAACCAACTGCGCATCATCGGCGGCGAATGGCGCAGCCGAAAGCTGAGCTTCCCTGACGCTCCAGGCCTGCGCCCGACGCCGGACCGGGTGCGTGAAACCCTGTTCAACTGGCTAGCCCCCTACGTCCCTGGCGCCAAGGTGCTCGACCCGTTCACGGGCAGTGGCGCGCTGTTTCTCGAAGCCTTATCCCGTGGCGCAGCCATGGGCCAGGCGCTGGACGCCAGCAGTATCGCGGTGTCCAGCCTCAAGGAGCATCTGGGTACGCTACGCTGCACCAACGGACAGGTCCAGACCGCCGACGCCCTGCGCTACCTGGAAACCCAGACTGCAACGGCCTACGACCTGGTGTTCCTCGACCCGCCGTTCAACCAGAACCTGTTGCCCGCCGTTTGCACGCTGCTTGAAGAGCGTCAGTGGCTGGCAGACGACGCCTGGGTTTATACCGAAAGCGAAAGCGCACCCTCGACCCTGGGCCTGCCGCAAAACTGGCGTCTTCATCGCGAGCAGAAATCCGGGCGTGTGTACTACTCGTTATGGCAGCGCCTCGCGGAAAAACTTGCTGAGTAA
- a CDS encoding M16 family metallopeptidase: MNTLMTERTPHPTHEFTLDNGLRVIVREDHRTPQVGITLVFAVGTDDEHPEDFGVTDVLQNALMPDYDDFIKETGAIHQNFGDSKGLRDILLIAAEHLESALKVQSTIMTDEPSDELLRTWLDEELLCNKEKSLFISTVSFSPEIDALITTGHSYYRPRDAIAANLERLTFEHLRNWRQSRYCPSNACLVIVGDVDTEEARRLVERHFGSEDQRAAPFRPLIKGPSEPGYRQITQFLETEYPLMLVIFNTPGMENAPDPQSVRALEVLSSLFESSARLKSFENDDRSTIFANVLRLSRVNNQFTLAFYFNGDPQQAEADLWALLDDLKRVPFTPEELEPAIIQESTTRQALYDNPQTQASGIGYLVGSAQPWQLIDLEVAQLRSVTTQDVQRAVNACFTRERATVAHVFPIEKKTSA; the protein is encoded by the coding sequence ATGAACACGCTAATGACTGAACGAACGCCCCACCCCACCCATGAGTTCACCCTCGACAATGGCCTGAGGGTCATTGTCCGCGAGGATCACAGAACCCCTCAGGTCGGAATCACACTGGTTTTTGCCGTAGGAACTGATGACGAGCACCCCGAAGACTTCGGGGTCACAGATGTATTACAAAATGCACTGATGCCTGACTATGACGACTTCATCAAAGAGACCGGAGCCATTCATCAAAACTTCGGAGACTCTAAAGGGCTGAGAGACATCCTACTGATCGCCGCCGAACACCTGGAAAGTGCGCTCAAAGTCCAGTCGACCATCATGACGGACGAACCATCGGATGAATTGCTACGCACCTGGCTGGACGAAGAACTTCTGTGCAACAAGGAAAAATCCTTGTTCATATCTACAGTTAGTTTCAGTCCGGAAATCGACGCGCTGATAACCACCGGGCACAGTTACTACAGGCCCCGCGACGCGATTGCAGCCAATCTTGAACGACTGACCTTTGAACACCTCAGAAACTGGCGCCAGAGCCGGTATTGCCCCAGTAATGCCTGCCTGGTGATTGTCGGCGATGTCGATACTGAGGAGGCAAGACGACTGGTCGAGCGACACTTTGGATCGGAAGACCAGCGCGCCGCTCCCTTCAGACCCTTGATAAAAGGACCGTCAGAACCCGGCTACCGCCAGATAACGCAATTTCTGGAAACCGAATACCCGCTGATGCTCGTCATATTCAACACACCGGGGATGGAGAACGCCCCCGATCCGCAATCCGTCAGGGCACTGGAAGTATTGTCCTCCCTGTTTGAGTCCTCCGCACGCCTGAAGTCATTCGAGAATGACGACCGCTCGACAATCTTTGCAAATGTCCTTCGACTCAGTCGAGTCAATAATCAATTCACCCTCGCTTTCTACTTCAATGGTGATCCGCAGCAGGCCGAAGCCGACCTGTGGGCATTACTGGATGACCTTAAGCGCGTGCCGTTCACACCCGAGGAGCTCGAGCCCGCTATCATTCAAGAAAGTACTACCCGACAGGCGCTCTACGACAACCCTCAAACGCAGGCGAGTGGTATCGGCTATCTTGTAGGATCGGCTCAGCCATGGCAGTTGATCGATCTTGAGGTCGCGCAATTGCGCAGCGTCACGACGCAGGATGTTCAGCGCGCCGTCAATGCCTGCTTCACTCGCGAACGCGCAACCGTGGCACATGTGTTTCCCATCGAGAAAAAGACCTCGGCTTAA
- a CDS encoding M16 family metallopeptidase codes for MSERKKPRLALLGLIAAMLIGSAAFYFAKTDDSIASEALDKAKASQKLQSLTELNGKAPSHRKLDVQSWNTAEGAKVLFVEARELPMFDMRLIFAAGSSQDGDVPGLATLTNAMLNEGVAGKDVSAIAQGFEGLGADFGNGAYKDMAVASLRSLSAADKREPALKLFAEVVGKPTFPADSFTRIKNQLLAGFEYQKQNPGKLASVELMNRLYGDHPYAHSSDGTASTIPGITLEQLRAFHQKAYAAGNVVIALVGDLSRSEAEAIAAQVSAALPKGSALPKIAQPAEPKASIGHIEFPSKQTNLMLAQLGIDRDDPDYAALSMGNQILGGGGFGTRLMSEVREKRGLSYGVYSGFTPMQARGPFMINLQTRAEMSEGTLKLVQDVLADYLKTGPTEKELDDAKRELSGSFPLSTASNADIVGQLGAIGFYNLPLSHLEDFMQQSQNLTVEQVRAALNKHLSTDKMVIVSAGPTVPQKPLPAPTDKPAEQPLGVPEH; via the coding sequence ATGAGTGAGCGTAAAAAACCGCGCCTGGCCCTGCTGGGCCTGATCGCTGCCATGCTGATCGGCTCTGCCGCGTTCTATTTCGCCAAGACTGATGATTCCATTGCCAGTGAAGCGCTGGATAAAGCCAAGGCCAGCCAGAAACTGCAATCATTGACCGAGCTCAACGGCAAGGCGCCGAGCCATCGCAAACTCGATGTCCAGAGCTGGAACACCGCCGAAGGCGCCAAGGTGTTGTTTGTCGAGGCCCGTGAGCTGCCAATGTTCGACATGCGCCTGATCTTTGCCGCCGGCAGCAGCCAGGATGGCGATGTACCCGGTCTGGCCACGCTGACCAATGCCATGCTCAACGAAGGCGTCGCCGGTAAAGATGTCAGCGCGATTGCCCAGGGTTTCGAAGGCCTGGGCGCCGATTTCGGCAACGGGGCCTACAAAGACATGGCGGTCGCCTCCCTGCGCAGCCTCAGCGCCGCGGACAAACGCGAGCCGGCCTTGAAGCTGTTTGCCGAAGTCGTCGGCAAACCGACGTTCCCCGCTGATTCCTTTACCCGCATCAAGAACCAGTTGCTCGCCGGTTTCGAATACCAGAAACAGAACCCCGGCAAACTGGCCAGCGTCGAATTGATGAATCGCCTGTATGGCGATCACCCGTACGCGCACTCCAGCGACGGCACGGCGAGCACCATTCCGGGCATCACCCTGGAGCAACTGCGCGCGTTCCACCAGAAAGCCTACGCCGCCGGGAACGTAGTGATCGCACTGGTGGGTGACTTGTCCCGCAGTGAAGCCGAAGCCATTGCGGCGCAGGTTTCCGCTGCCTTGCCCAAAGGCTCCGCCCTGCCGAAAATCGCGCAACCGGCTGAACCCAAGGCCAGCATTGGTCATATCGAGTTTCCGTCCAAGCAGACCAACCTGATGCTCGCGCAACTGGGCATCGACCGTGACGATCCGGACTACGCGGCCCTGTCCATGGGTAATCAGATCCTCGGCGGAGGCGGATTCGGCACTCGCCTGATGAGCGAAGTCCGCGAGAAGCGTGGCCTGTCATACGGCGTGTATTCGGGCTTCACCCCGATGCAGGCACGCGGCCCGTTCATGATCAATCTGCAGACCCGCGCCGAGATGAGCGAAGGCACCCTGAAGCTGGTGCAGGACGTGCTCGCCGACTACCTTAAAACCGGCCCGACCGAAAAAGAACTCGACGACGCCAAGCGCGAACTGTCCGGCAGCTTCCCGCTGTCGACCGCCAGCAACGCCGATATTGTCGGCCAACTGGGCGCCATCGGCTTCTATAACCTGCCGCTGAGTCATCTTGAGGACTTCATGCAACAGTCGCAGAACCTGACTGTCGAGCAAGTCCGAGCCGCACTGAACAAACACCTGAGCACGGACAAAATGGTCATCGTCAGCGCTGGCCCGACCGTGCCACAAAAGCCGTTACCGGCCCCTACTGATAAACCTGCCGAGCAACCGCTCGGGGTTCCGGAGCATTAA
- a CDS encoding M16 family metallopeptidase — MNALARRAAGLLLSTVCLPLSALAADSQPTHEFTLDNGLKVVVREDHRAPVVVSQVWYKVGSSYETPGQTGLSHALEHMMFKGSEKVGPGEASLILRDLGAEENAFTSDDFTAYYQVLARDRLGVAFELEADRMASLRLPPDEFAREIEVIKEERRLRTDDKPMSKAYERFKAMAYPASGYHTPTIGWMADLDRMKVEELRHWYESWYVPNNATLVVVGDVTPDEVKALAQRYFGPIAKRDVPPAKIPLELAEPGERQIILHVKTQLPSLMLAFNVPSIATAEDKRSVNALRLISALLDGGYSARIPTQLERGEELVSGASSSYDAYTRGDSLFTLSATPNSQKNKTIEQAEAGLWKLLEQLKTTAPSSEELERVRAQVIAGLVYERDSITSQATAIGQLETVGLSWKLMDTELAELESVTPQDIQKAAKLYFTRERLSVAHVLPEETTHE; from the coding sequence ATGAATGCTCTAGCCCGCCGCGCTGCTGGCCTGCTGCTCAGCACAGTTTGCCTGCCCCTTTCGGCCCTGGCCGCCGACTCGCAACCCACCCACGAATTCACCCTCGACAATGGTCTGAAGGTCGTCGTGCGCGAAGATCATCGCGCGCCGGTGGTGGTGTCACAGGTCTGGTACAAGGTCGGCTCCAGCTACGAGACTCCGGGTCAGACCGGGTTGTCCCACGCCCTGGAGCACATGATGTTCAAGGGCAGCGAGAAAGTCGGCCCCGGCGAAGCCTCGCTGATCCTGCGCGACCTCGGCGCCGAGGAGAACGCCTTCACCAGCGACGACTTCACCGCTTATTACCAGGTACTGGCCCGCGATCGCCTGGGCGTGGCCTTCGAACTGGAAGCCGACCGCATGGCCAGCCTGCGTCTGCCGCCCGATGAGTTCGCCCGGGAAATCGAAGTCATTAAAGAAGAACGCCGCCTGCGCACCGACGACAAACCGATGTCCAAGGCCTACGAGCGCTTCAAGGCCATGGCTTACCCGGCCAGCGGCTATCACACGCCCACCATCGGCTGGATGGCGGATCTGGACCGCATGAAGGTCGAAGAGCTGCGCCACTGGTATGAATCCTGGTACGTGCCGAACAACGCCACGCTGGTAGTGGTCGGCGATGTGACCCCGGATGAAGTCAAAGCCCTGGCCCAGCGTTACTTCGGCCCGATCGCCAAACGCGATGTGCCGCCGGCGAAGATTCCGCTGGAACTGGCCGAACCCGGCGAGCGCCAGATCATCCTGCACGTGAAGACCCAACTGCCCAGCCTGATGCTGGCATTCAACGTACCGAGCATTGCCACCGCCGAAGACAAACGCTCGGTGAATGCCTTGCGCCTGATTTCCGCCCTACTCGACGGTGGCTATAGCGCACGCATCCCGACCCAACTGGAGCGTGGCGAAGAGCTGGTGTCCGGCGCTTCGTCGAGCTACGACGCCTACACCCGTGGCGACAGCCTGTTCACGCTGTCGGCAACACCCAACAGCCAGAAAAACAAAACCATCGAGCAGGCAGAAGCCGGTTTGTGGAAGCTGCTCGAACAGTTGAAAACCACCGCGCCGTCCAGCGAAGAACTTGAACGCGTGCGGGCACAGGTCATCGCCGGCCTGGTTTATGAGCGTGACTCAATCACCAGTCAGGCCACCGCCATCGGCCAACTCGAAACCGTCGGGCTGTCCTGGAAATTGATGGACACCGAACTCGCCGAACTGGAAAGCGTGACCCCGCAAGACATCCAGAAAGCCGCCAAGCTGTATTTCACCCGCGAACGTCTCAGCGTCGCCCATGTTCTGCCAGAGGAGACGACTCATGAGTGA